The Porphyrobacter sp. HT-58-2 genome has a window encoding:
- a CDS encoding aminopeptidase P family protein, which produces MLMQTHEARLAALREELKRRGVDGFIIPISDEHTSEYVGDYAQRLKWLTGFGGSAGFAAVTLTHAAIFVDGRYTVQVREQVDGNLFDYKSVPADTLAGWLAEVCERGARIAYDPWLHTWAWVEAVEKKVEPRGITLVPADSNPIDAVWADRPAPSAALAIVHDEAQAGRSSADKRAAVADWLVRHGHDAVVIPALDSVAWLLNIRGADVPHTPVTLSYVIARKDGSAELFIAPDKVTPELTRHLGNAVTVRDRAAFEAALASDYAGQSIALDPDFAVVGIAQALRAGGATFAFKQDPTILAKAIKNPAEQAGHRDAQARDGAAVSKFLRWLEIEAPKGGVDELSAAATLQAFREEDAGLSDLSFDTISAAAGHAALPHYKVDADSNIPIPPSSIYLVDSGGQYPGGTTDITRTVWVGPGEPSAEMRDRNTRVLKGHIQLARAVFPQGTCGGQLDVLARQYLWEAGVDYAHGTGHGVGSVLAVHEGPQRIAKPSGGQAGTGQELHAGMILSNEPGYYKAGEYGIRIENLVLVEERAIAGMEGRYLGFETLTFVPLDRRLIDKSLLTAEEVAWVDAYHAQVREVLRPRLTGDDWAWVERETAPL; this is translated from the coding sequence ATGCTGATGCAAACCCATGAGGCCCGCCTTGCCGCCCTGCGCGAGGAACTGAAGCGCCGGGGCGTGGACGGCTTCATCATCCCCATTTCCGATGAACACACGAGCGAATATGTCGGCGACTATGCCCAGCGGCTCAAGTGGCTGACCGGGTTCGGCGGTTCGGCGGGGTTTGCTGCCGTCACGCTGACCCACGCGGCGATCTTCGTCGACGGGCGCTATACCGTGCAGGTGCGCGAGCAGGTCGACGGGAACCTGTTCGATTACAAGAGCGTCCCCGCCGATACCCTCGCGGGCTGGCTGGCCGAAGTGTGCGAGCGCGGCGCGCGCATCGCCTATGATCCGTGGCTCCACACCTGGGCCTGGGTCGAGGCGGTCGAGAAAAAGGTCGAACCCAGGGGCATCACCCTGGTGCCTGCCGACAGCAACCCGATCGACGCGGTGTGGGCTGATCGCCCGGCGCCCTCGGCGGCGCTCGCCATCGTGCATGACGAGGCGCAGGCCGGGCGCTCCTCGGCGGACAAGCGCGCGGCCGTGGCCGATTGGCTGGTACGCCACGGCCATGATGCGGTGGTGATCCCGGCGCTCGATTCGGTCGCGTGGCTGCTCAATATTCGCGGCGCGGACGTGCCGCATACGCCCGTCACGCTCAGCTATGTGATCGCCCGCAAGGACGGCAGCGCGGAACTGTTCATCGCGCCTGACAAGGTCACGCCCGAACTCACCCGGCATCTTGGCAACGCGGTGACAGTGCGGGATCGCGCTGCGTTCGAGGCCGCGCTGGCGAGCGATTATGCCGGCCAGAGCATCGCGCTCGATCCCGATTTCGCGGTGGTCGGCATCGCGCAGGCCTTGCGCGCCGGGGGGGCGACATTCGCCTTCAAGCAGGACCCGACGATCCTTGCCAAGGCGATCAAGAACCCGGCGGAACAGGCCGGCCACCGCGACGCGCAGGCGCGCGACGGGGCGGCAGTTTCCAAATTCCTGCGCTGGCTGGAAATCGAAGCCCCCAAAGGCGGGGTTGACGAGCTTTCGGCGGCGGCGACGCTTCAGGCCTTCCGCGAGGAGGACGCAGGGCTAAGCGACCTCAGCTTCGACACCATCTCCGCCGCCGCGGGCCATGCCGCGCTGCCGCATTACAAGGTGGACGCAGACAGCAATATCCCCATTCCGCCCTCGTCGATCTATCTGGTCGATTCAGGCGGGCAATATCCCGGTGGCACCACCGACATCACCCGCACCGTCTGGGTCGGGCCGGGAGAACCCTCGGCGGAAATGCGTGATCGCAACACGCGGGTGCTGAAGGGCCACATCCAGCTTGCCCGCGCGGTGTTTCCGCAAGGGACGTGCGGAGGCCAGCTCGATGTGCTGGCGCGGCAATATCTGTGGGAAGCAGGGGTCGATTATGCCCACGGCACCGGCCACGGGGTCGGCAGCGTGCTGGCCGTCCACGAAGGCCCGCAACGCATCGCCAAGCCTTCGGGCGGACAGGCCGGCACAGGGCAGGAGTTGCACGCCGGGATGATCCTTTCCAACGAGCCGGGCTATTACAAGGCGGGTGAATACGGCATCCGGATCGAGAACCTCGTGCTGGTCGAGGAACGCGCAATTGCAGGCATGGAGGGGCGGTATCTCGGCTTCGAGACGCTGACCTTCGTGCCGCTGGATCGCCGCCTGATCGACAAAAGCCTGCTGACGGCGGAGGAAGTGGCGTGGGTGGATGCCTATCACGCACAGGTGCGCGAGGTGCTGCGCCCCCGCCTGACGGGCGATGACTGGGCATGGGTGGAGCGGGAAACGGCTCCGCTCTAA
- a CDS encoding S9 family peptidase, whose protein sequence is MTRLVSAMALATALAATSLAPAAALATTREDSTRVTTSSASEIKPPVAAKRPHTYTHHGITIEDPYDWLYDKSYPVVDDEDVLNHVKAENAYFEAHMAAQAPFTEALFTEMRARIKEDDSTVPQKDGDYLYWSEFEEGAQYRKHWRKPVAGGEPQLLIDENELAKDLEYFRLGAASISQNGRYLAFSTDTNGSERYTGRIKDLQTGELLPDVLENLRGDLVWVANDTALVYGPSTEEWRTLEAKLHVIGTPNEQDVTLYKEEDQSFGVGTGLTAQEDWLIIATGDNETSEVRLVPAANPTAKPILVKARKKGVEYGVDVRDGELWVWTNDDHINFRLAKAKLETPGDWQTVIPGSDDFYLTGFDLFKDFFVTEGRLNGLDQIQLRQYSDPAKITPITFPEPSYTAGLSNNPEYDMKVLRLSYQSMVTPSTVYDYDVATGKLATLKTQEIPSGYDPSLYVAERLTVQARDGTMVPVSIMMRKDRAELLKKAGIEGPGPLHLYAYGAYGYAVPPSFSTTRLSLVDRGFAYAIAHIRGGDDLGRRWYLQGKLFERMNTFNDFVDVGRGLIAKGYTAEGKVTASGGSAGGELMGAIINQDPKQYGAIVAHVPFVDVVNTMLNEKLPLTPGEWQEWGNPITDKAAFAYMLAYSPYDQVTAKAYPPMLVTAGLNDPRVTYWEPAKWVAKLRELKTDDNLLLMKTNMGAGHGGQSGRWNSLKETAEEYAFILWQMGMAPKE, encoded by the coding sequence ATGACCAGACTTGTCAGCGCCATGGCACTTGCTACCGCACTTGCCGCCACCAGTTTGGCGCCCGCCGCCGCGCTAGCCACCACCCGAGAGGATTCGACCCGCGTGACCACGTCTTCCGCATCCGAGATCAAGCCCCCCGTCGCTGCAAAGCGTCCGCACACCTACACCCATCACGGGATCACCATCGAAGACCCCTATGACTGGCTCTACGACAAGTCCTACCCGGTGGTGGACGACGAGGATGTGCTGAATCACGTCAAGGCCGAGAACGCCTATTTCGAAGCGCATATGGCCGCACAGGCCCCCTTCACCGAGGCGCTGTTCACCGAGATGCGGGCGCGCATCAAGGAAGACGATTCCACCGTTCCGCAAAAGGATGGCGATTACCTCTACTGGTCAGAGTTCGAGGAAGGCGCGCAATATCGCAAGCACTGGCGCAAGCCTGTCGCGGGCGGCGAGCCGCAGCTGCTGATCGACGAGAACGAACTGGCGAAGGATCTCGAATATTTCCGCCTCGGCGCGGCCTCGATCAGCCAGAACGGGCGCTATCTCGCCTTTTCGACCGACACCAACGGGTCGGAACGCTACACCGGGCGAATCAAGGACTTGCAGACCGGCGAGCTGCTGCCCGACGTGCTCGAAAACCTGCGCGGCGATCTGGTGTGGGTCGCGAATGATACCGCGCTGGTCTATGGCCCTTCGACCGAGGAATGGCGCACGCTGGAGGCGAAGCTCCATGTGATCGGCACCCCGAACGAACAGGACGTTACGCTCTACAAGGAGGAAGACCAGTCCTTCGGCGTCGGCACCGGGCTGACGGCGCAGGAAGACTGGCTGATCATCGCCACCGGCGACAACGAGACGAGCGAGGTGCGCCTTGTCCCCGCCGCCAACCCGACCGCCAAGCCGATCCTTGTGAAGGCGCGCAAGAAGGGCGTCGAATATGGCGTCGACGTGCGTGATGGCGAGCTGTGGGTGTGGACCAATGACGATCACATCAACTTCCGCCTCGCCAAGGCGAAGCTGGAAACGCCGGGCGATTGGCAGACTGTCATCCCCGGTTCGGACGATTTCTATCTGACGGGTTTCGACCTGTTCAAGGACTTCTTCGTGACGGAAGGTCGGCTGAACGGCCTCGATCAGATCCAGCTGCGGCAATACAGCGATCCGGCGAAGATCACGCCGATCACCTTCCCCGAGCCGAGCTATACCGCGGGCCTTTCGAACAACCCCGAATATGACATGAAGGTGCTGCGCCTGTCCTATCAGTCGATGGTGACGCCCAGCACGGTCTATGATTACGACGTTGCGACCGGCAAGCTCGCCACGCTGAAGACGCAGGAAATCCCGAGCGGTTATGACCCCTCGCTCTATGTCGCAGAGCGTCTGACGGTGCAGGCGCGCGACGGGACGATGGTGCCGGTCAGCATCATGATGCGCAAGGACCGCGCCGAACTGCTGAAGAAAGCGGGCATCGAGGGGCCGGGGCCACTCCATCTCTATGCCTATGGCGCCTATGGCTATGCCGTGCCGCCGAGCTTCTCGACCACGCGTTTGAGCCTCGTGGACCGCGGCTTTGCCTATGCCATCGCCCACATCCGCGGCGGCGACGATCTCGGGCGGCGCTGGTATCTGCAGGGCAAGCTGTTCGAGCGGATGAACACCTTCAACGATTTCGTCGATGTCGGCCGGGGGCTGATCGCCAAGGGCTATACCGCCGAGGGCAAGGTGACCGCCAGCGGCGGTTCGGCGGGCGGCGAGTTGATGGGGGCGATCATCAATCAGGACCCCAAGCAATATGGCGCGATCGTTGCCCATGTGCCGTTCGTCGACGTGGTCAACACCATGCTCAACGAAAAGCTGCCGCTGACCCCGGGCGAATGGCAGGAATGGGGCAACCCGATCACCGACAAGGCGGCGTTTGCCTATATGCTGGCCTATTCGCCCTATGATCAGGTGACCGCCAAGGCCTACCCGCCGATGCTGGTGACCGCAGGCCTCAACGATCCGCGCGTGACCTATTGGGAACCGGCCAAGTGGGTCGCCAAGCTGCGCGAGCTCAAGACCGACGACAACCTGCTGCTGATGAAGACCAACATGGGCGCAGGCCACGGCGGGCAGTCGGGCCGCTGGAACAGCCTCAAGGAGACGGCGGAGGAATACGCCTTCATCCTGTGGCAGATGGGCATGGCGCCGAAAGAGTGA
- a CDS encoding acyl-CoA thioesterase, with amino-acid sequence MTHRFTRTFVASREHIDELGHVNNTVWVQWIQDMATAHWDAVARPEDRAAFFWVVVRHEIDYRGNVSEGAEVRAETWIEGPAQGAKSLRRVEFTDASGKRLVSAATTWAMLDRATGRLARVRPEVLEPFTAGQAA; translated from the coding sequence GTGACCCACCGCTTCACCCGCACCTTCGTGGCCTCCCGTGAGCACATCGACGAACTCGGCCACGTCAACAACACCGTGTGGGTGCAGTGGATTCAGGATATGGCCACCGCCCACTGGGACGCGGTTGCGCGGCCCGAGGATCGTGCCGCGTTCTTCTGGGTCGTGGTGCGGCACGAGATCGACTATCGCGGCAACGTGTCCGAGGGCGCGGAAGTCCGCGCCGAGACATGGATCGAAGGCCCGGCGCAGGGCGCGAAATCGCTCCGCCGGGTGGAGTTCACCGACGCTTCCGGCAAGCGCCTCGTCAGCGCGGCGACGACATGGGCGATGCTCGACCGCGCGACCGGACGGCTGGCGCGGGTGCGACCCGAGGTGCTTGAGCCTTTCACCGCCGGTCAGGCGGCCTGA
- a CDS encoding sensor domain-containing diguanylate cyclase, with translation MIRLCMAAVLLALSAARPAYAGAQTDAGAVPALPPAQAPTCHAATPLDRSATDLNDRAGWTCSNTDWRSNVPAVWLRFEADGWRGDEAPPRQFFSRIARFQSISFHAIDADGTVRSARHTEADAEPFASGPVFRLPLPAITDDTRLLLVRIEAPHSVPLLTEARIAQDPAAAAWPQIDLMLLAFVMGMLVLPMLFDISFFMVLRERFVVLHAAMVAAMMVYVLTAGGLASAFVTLPVALMAVLGPLSYAMGAGLSALFLIAFLERGAQSRVMRRMTFATAWFTMLVPGFFALQLDATQPFDDIGYFVTFLPYIAVISAAVLEAVLRGSRSARFITLAWLPIIIASVERLLRGLGWHVGPASLDQMIYIAVGIEVVVISLAIADRFLALRRERDAALTEARMLEQISTRDSLTGLMNRRAIEARFEELLAQGFDTFALVDLDRFKAINDLHGHQVGDAALVACASAIRATGDRDAVAVRLGGEEFVVLLRGQRTLERAEALRQAIPIRIAKEVPGLDLPVTASMGVVMLGDAGHHKMTFTEFYARADALMYEAKASGRNRLAYERLTVFGMAPERRRQEDQAA, from the coding sequence ATGATCCGGCTCTGCATGGCCGCTGTGCTGCTGGCGCTGTCCGCCGCGCGGCCGGCCTATGCTGGCGCGCAAACGGATGCAGGTGCCGTGCCGGCCCTGCCCCCGGCACAGGCCCCGACCTGCCATGCCGCAACGCCGCTTGATCGCTCCGCCACCGACCTGAACGACCGCGCCGGATGGACGTGCAGCAATACCGACTGGCGATCAAACGTGCCGGCGGTGTGGCTGCGCTTCGAGGCGGACGGATGGCGGGGTGACGAGGCACCGCCGCGCCAGTTCTTCTCCCGCATCGCCCGGTTCCAGTCGATCAGCTTCCACGCCATTGATGCCGATGGCACGGTTCGCAGCGCACGCCATACCGAGGCCGACGCCGAACCCTTCGCCTCCGGCCCGGTGTTCCGCCTGCCCTTGCCCGCGATCACCGATGACACCCGCCTGCTGCTGGTGCGGATCGAAGCGCCCCATTCGGTGCCGCTGCTGACCGAGGCGCGCATCGCCCAAGACCCCGCAGCCGCAGCATGGCCCCAGATCGACTTGATGCTGCTCGCCTTCGTGATGGGGATGCTGGTGCTACCGATGCTGTTCGACATCAGCTTCTTCATGGTGCTGCGCGAACGCTTCGTGGTTCTGCACGCCGCAATGGTGGCGGCGATGATGGTCTATGTCCTGACCGCCGGAGGGCTGGCTTCGGCCTTCGTCACTCTGCCGGTTGCGCTGATGGCAGTATTGGGGCCGCTGTCCTATGCGATGGGCGCAGGGCTGTCGGCCCTGTTCCTGATCGCTTTCCTCGAACGCGGCGCGCAGTCACGCGTGATGCGGCGCATGACCTTTGCCACGGCCTGGTTCACCATGCTGGTGCCGGGCTTCTTCGCGCTCCAGCTCGATGCGACCCAGCCGTTCGACGACATCGGCTATTTCGTGACGTTCCTGCCCTATATCGCGGTGATCTCTGCCGCGGTGCTCGAAGCCGTGCTGCGCGGCAGCCGGTCGGCGCGTTTCATCACGCTGGCGTGGCTGCCGATCATTATCGCTTCGGTCGAACGGCTGCTGCGCGGGTTGGGCTGGCATGTCGGCCCGGCCAGCCTCGACCAGATGATCTACATCGCGGTCGGGATCGAAGTGGTGGTGATCAGCCTCGCGATAGCAGACCGCTTCCTTGCCCTGCGGCGCGAGCGCGATGCGGCGCTGACGGAAGCGCGGATGCTGGAACAGATATCGACCCGCGATTCGCTCACCGGGCTGATGAACCGCCGTGCCATCGAGGCGCGTTTCGAGGAGCTGCTGGCGCAGGGCTTCGATACCTTTGCGCTGGTCGATCTCGACCGGTTCAAGGCGATCAACGATCTTCACGGCCACCAGGTCGGCGATGCCGCGCTGGTTGCCTGCGCGAGCGCGATCCGCGCAACCGGAGATCGCGACGCGGTGGCGGTGCGGCTGGGCGGCGAGGAATTCGTGGTGTTGCTGCGCGGTCAGCGCACGCTGGAGCGGGCCGAGGCCTTGCGGCAGGCGATCCCGATCCGCATCGCCAAGGAAGTGCCGGGGCTCGATCTGCCGGTAACGGCGAGCATGGGCGTGGTGATGCTGGGGGATGCAGGCCATCACAAGATGACCTTCACCGAATTCTACGCCCGCGCCGATGCGCTGATGTACGAAGCCAAGGCGAGCGGGCGCAACCGGCTCGCCTATGAACGCCTGACCGTGTTCGGCATGGCCCCGGAACGCCGCCGGCAGGAAGATCAGGCCGCCTGA
- a CDS encoding substrate-binding domain-containing protein yields the protein MPHRFTAIARLGAISALAVTTLTACDLGGSTRSSVHAVGSSTVYPFAKLVAENFARSNPGSRSPLIESTGTGNGIKLFCSGLGSHTPDVANASRRMKVSEFEDCLKNRVDEVIEVQVGLDGIAFAARRGGIMLNLSPKIVYEALAARPYGKPQTAKTWQDVDPALPDDPILVYGPPSTSGTRDALKELVLEAGCTTDPAMKALKDADEAKYKQICTEVRDDGGYVDQGEQDNLIVQKIVGNPRAVGVFGFSYMEENADRVQGLPMNGVEPTYQNIASFKYPGARPLYIYVKKAHMRAIPGLRDFMQEWADSWSPGGPLARVGMVTMPAETMRENADRVEKLRLLTAEDLAAK from the coding sequence ATGCCACACCGTTTCACCGCCATTGCCCGGCTCGGCGCCATTTCTGCGCTGGCTGTTACCACGCTGACCGCCTGCGACCTTGGCGGCAGCACGCGCAGTTCGGTGCACGCGGTCGGTTCCTCGACCGTCTATCCCTTTGCCAAGCTGGTGGCGGAGAACTTCGCGCGCTCCAACCCCGGCAGCCGTTCGCCGCTGATCGAATCCACCGGCACCGGCAACGGGATCAAGCTGTTCTGTTCGGGCCTCGGCTCGCACACGCCCGATGTCGCCAATGCTTCGCGCCGGATGAAGGTTTCGGAATTCGAGGATTGCCTCAAGAACCGCGTGGACGAGGTGATCGAGGTGCAGGTCGGGCTTGACGGGATCGCCTTTGCCGCAAGGCGGGGCGGGATCATGCTGAACCTGTCGCCCAAGATCGTCTATGAGGCGCTGGCCGCGCGGCCCTACGGCAAGCCCCAGACGGCGAAGACATGGCAGGATGTCGATCCTGCGCTGCCGGATGATCCGATCCTCGTCTATGGCCCGCCCAGCACCTCCGGCACCCGCGATGCGCTCAAGGAACTGGTGCTGGAGGCGGGTTGCACCACCGATCCGGCGATGAAGGCGCTGAAGGACGCAGACGAGGCGAAATACAAGCAGATCTGCACCGAAGTGCGCGATGATGGCGGCTATGTCGATCAGGGCGAACAGGACAATCTGATCGTGCAGAAGATCGTCGGCAATCCGCGCGCCGTGGGCGTTTTCGGCTTTTCCTACATGGAAGAAAACGCCGACCGGGTGCAGGGCCTGCCGATGAACGGGGTTGAGCCGACCTACCAGAACATCGCCAGTTTCAAGTATCCCGGCGCACGGCCGCTCTACATCTACGTCAAGAAGGCGCACATGCGCGCGATCCCCGGCCTCAGGGATTTCATGCAGGAATGGGCCGACAGCTGGTCGCCCGGCGGGCCGCTGGCGCGGGTCGGGATGGTGACGATGCCGGCTGAAACGATGCGCGAAAATGCCGACCGGGTGGAAAAGCTGCGCCTGCTGACCGCCGAGGATCTCGCCGCGAAATAG
- a CDS encoding DUF2157 domain-containing protein — translation MSARKIAEWHDAGLIDTATRDRLVAYEADHARPLLLWAVFGIGALAIGLGLVSVVAANWEDIPGLLRLTIHLALIAGLLAVLFAREERLAEKSPWAIEALVFTLAALGLTFFGHIGQVYQTSSPLWQPLAVWLALFAPLLLLTGRSWPTALALMGGAVWCAWEYAGAMTDYGNGGPGLGLLLWLAFVTALPVAFAPLAAWMRARSARPDFWRRLEQLALAYAVAGASLATALAAVGAFGDGGLTKEWASMATSGAVALAAGLGVVLARPGTSGAMAGAIIAGAGLVLPLAYAADNLTLPPALLFFALWGGIGAAALAAHWRGVFQLSVGVIALRLIILSFELAGDLLMSGFGLILSGVMILGVAWGAVRVSKTFAPVKEDAA, via the coding sequence ATGAGCGCGCGCAAGATCGCCGAATGGCACGATGCCGGATTGATCGACACGGCAACGCGTGATCGCCTTGTCGCCTATGAGGCCGATCACGCCCGCCCGCTGCTGTTGTGGGCGGTTTTCGGGATCGGGGCGCTGGCGATCGGGCTGGGGTTGGTGTCGGTGGTAGCCGCGAACTGGGAAGACATTCCCGGGCTGCTGCGCCTTACAATCCATCTGGCGTTGATTGCGGGGCTGCTGGCGGTGCTGTTCGCGCGCGAGGAACGGCTGGCGGAGAAATCCCCGTGGGCGATCGAGGCGCTGGTCTTCACCCTCGCCGCGCTGGGCCTCACCTTCTTTGGGCATATCGGGCAGGTCTATCAGACCTCATCGCCGCTGTGGCAGCCGCTGGCTGTGTGGCTGGCGCTGTTCGCGCCGCTGCTGTTGCTGACGGGCCGAAGCTGGCCCACCGCGCTGGCGCTGATGGGCGGGGCGGTATGGTGCGCGTGGGAATATGCTGGGGCAATGACCGACTATGGCAACGGCGGGCCGGGGCTGGGGCTGTTGTTGTGGCTGGCCTTCGTCACCGCGCTGCCGGTTGCCTTCGCGCCCCTCGCCGCGTGGATGCGCGCCCGTTCTGCCCGGCCCGATTTCTGGCGTCGGCTGGAGCAATTGGCGCTCGCCTATGCCGTTGCCGGGGCCTCGCTGGCGACCGCGCTCGCCGCTGTCGGAGCCTTTGGCGATGGCGGGCTGACAAAGGAATGGGCGAGCATGGCGACAAGCGGCGCGGTGGCGCTGGCGGCGGGGCTCGGCGTGGTGCTGGCGCGGCCCGGCACATCGGGCGCGATGGCGGGGGCGATCATCGCGGGCGCGGGGCTGGTGCTGCCGCTGGCCTATGCCGCCGACAACCTCACGCTGCCGCCCGCGCTGCTGTTCTTTGCGCTGTGGGGCGGTATCGGCGCCGCTGCGCTTGCGGCCCATTGGCGCGGCGTGTTCCAGCTGAGCGTCGGCGTGATTGCGCTGCGGCTCATCATCCTCAGCTTCGAACTGGCGGGTGATCTGTTGATGAGCGGCTTCGGGTTGATCCTGTCAGGCGTGATGATCCTCGGCGTGGCATGGGGCGCGGTGCGGGTGTCGAAGACCTTTGCTCCGGTAAAGGAGGACGCAGCATGA
- a CDS encoding GDYXXLXY domain-containing protein, whose translation MKRLARLAALALPVAGLAALWLQSDRTYHSGTEWEVPIMGYDPRDYLRGHYVEFSYDWPGSERLGDIIYDALCLEGEAPVVANVVWLNDGQKCDHPVRADASGVYQGDALWRGRLYIGQDRARTLEEQLQNRDQRGIVTIRQREDGSFTPIGIRFRPLTPEEIAARDPPANEEAEDQRPPPPIMSE comes from the coding sequence ATGAAGCGGCTCGCCCGTCTTGCTGCTCTCGCTTTGCCGGTTGCGGGGCTTGCCGCCCTGTGGCTCCAGAGCGACCGCACCTACCACTCCGGCACCGAATGGGAGGTGCCGATCATGGGCTACGACCCGCGCGATTACCTGCGCGGTCACTATGTCGAGTTCAGCTATGATTGGCCGGGCAGCGAGAGACTGGGCGATATCATTTACGATGCCCTGTGCCTTGAAGGCGAAGCTCCCGTGGTTGCCAATGTGGTATGGCTGAACGACGGGCAAAAGTGCGACCACCCGGTGCGTGCCGATGCAAGCGGGGTTTATCAAGGTGATGCGTTGTGGCGTGGCCGCCTCTACATCGGGCAGGACCGCGCGCGGACGCTTGAGGAGCAGCTTCAGAACCGCGACCAGCGCGGGATCGTTACCATCCGCCAGCGCGAGGACGGCAGCTTCACTCCCATCGGCATCCGCTTCCGCCCGCTCACCCCCGAGGAAATCGCCGCACGTGATCCGCCGGCGAACGAAGAGGCGGAGGACCAGCGCCCCCCGCCCCCGATCATGTCCGAATAA